In Beijerinckiaceae bacterium, the sequence TGGAATCCCGGCCCAGTCATTCGCGCTGTGGGGAGATTACACGCTTCAGTCGGATACACCTTTCCCTGGGCTTGGGGCTGGCCTTGGCATGCGTTTCATCGGCGAAAGCTTCGGCAACGATCAAAACACGTTCGTAAACAATCAAACGACCTTGTTCGATGCGGCCCTGCATTATGATTTCGAAAAACTGGATCCTCATCTAGCCGGTCTGCGGTTCCAGCTGAATGCAACAAATTTGTTCAACCGCGCCTACACAACCTCGCAGGCCGGATTTGGCTATTGGGGCCAGCTTCGGACCGTGATCGCCTCATTGCGTTACCGTTGGTGAGGCGCATCGCGTTCTTAGCGACGCCGGCGAATATTCTTTTAGCTGTTTGTTTCCCGACCGAGACCTCAGGAAATCGTGGCCTCCAGGAAATCCATTCATATGTCGAAACCCAAGACCTTTGAGGGTAAAGATGCTCTCCTGAACGTCGTTATTTGCCAAAGGCGGCAGCTTCTTTCCATTGCGCGGCGAATTCTGCACTGCTCTTTTCTCGCCGAGGATGTGATTCAAGACGCGGCGGTGAAAGTGAGCCACATGCAATATGAGCGGAGCATTCATTGCCCCGTGCAATTCGCAAAAAGCATGGTCCGCAACCTCGCGATCGACCAGGCCCGCAGGCGGAAGCTCGAAAATAATTACGCGGCTCTGGAGACGGAGGGCGAGAATTTGCACGTGCCTTGCTCCGATCCTTGCGCGCGGCTGGAGGTCTGCGAGGCCATCAACGCGGTTTCAGCCGCGCTTGACGAACTGCCAGATCGAACGCGCCGTGTCTTCGAGCGCGTCCGCATCGAGGGCATTTCGCAAAAAGCCATCGCGGCGGAACTCGGCGTGTCACCGACCCTTGTCAACTTCATGGTTCAGGAAGCCCATCGGCATTGTCTTGCGCGACTTCAAAAACATGAGGAAGGTCCGGAGGAAGGTTTGCGGAAGGCTTTGCCACCTCCCGCCCAAGCAGGGGCTTTCGACTCCGGCCGCCCTCAATCGGTGGGACCCGGGAAACGGGGACCTCGTCCCCGGAAGAAAACGCTTTGCGGCGACAAGCGCGCTGCGCCCAATCTGCGCGAGGCGGCTGTTCGCTGACGCGCTGGCATGTTGCCCTTGAACATGCCTTCAGCGGCGGGCGCACGCCAACGCCTGCTGCAGATCCGCCCAGAGCATATCGGGATCTTCAAGGCCAATATGTAACCGGATAAGACGCGGGCTGACGCCAAAGCGGGCGAAACAATTCGCCTTGGCCAATTGCAACGGCGCGAGCGCGGGAACGACAAGGCTCTCCGGACCGCCCCAGCTTACACCCAGGCGGAACAGTCGCAACGCATCGACAAAGGATGGGACGTCGATCGCCTCGGTGACCTCAAACGAGAATAAGCCGGTGTAGCCTTTGAGACTGGCCTTGCCGGGATGGTTCGAATAGACCGGGTGCAGGACCCGCTCGACATCCGCGTGGTTTTTAAGCTGTTCGGCGATCGCAAGCCCGCTTTTCATGTGCTGTGGCAGCCGCAACGGCAGCGTTCGCAAGCCGCGCAAAAGCAGCCATGCTTCCAAGGGCGATAGTTTGGCGCCGAGATAGGGATAGGTCTGGGAATTGATCGCGCCAATATGTTCCGCCGATCCCGACACGACTCCGGCCACCGTGTCGCTATGGCCGCCGAGATATTTCGAGGCTGCATGAATGACGAGATCAACGCCGTGGACGATCGGCCTTTGATAAAGGGGCGTTGCCCAGGAATTATCCAAGACACTGACGATCCCTTGCGCGCGCGCCAGCTTCGCCAGTGCCGCAATGTCCTGCAGTTCGAAGACCATCGAGGATGGGCTTTCGAGATAAAGCAGTTTCGCGCCGGGCAGCGCCGCGGCGATCGCCTCTGGATTGGAGCCATCGACATAATCGACGGAAACCCCAAATCTCGACAGGATCAGCTCGAACATGCGATAGGCGTCGCTATAGACGTGCCGTATCGTGAGGATCCGATCCCCCGCCGAGACGAAGGCGAGAACGGTGGCGGCAATTGCGCCCATGCCGCTTGAAAAGGCGCGGGCCTTTTCAGCGCCATCGAGCGCGGCCATGATCCGCTCGAATTCCATGACGGTGGGGTTGTCGCCCCGCGAGTAAATAAGCTGATGGGAGCGGCCGGCATAAACATCGGCCATGTCCGCATAATTGTCGAACGTGAACAGCGACGTTTGAAAGATCGGCGGCACCGCCGCGCTCGCGGGATGGGTGTCAGCGGCAAATAGCGCGGCCATCGACGCAACGGGGTCGTGATCGGAGGGGGGGAGGGGTCTGTTCATTGTGCCGACCCGCGGAATTTAGGGTTTTGAAGTGGCAAAGTTTGCGCTCCTAATGTCTGGTTGCAGGCGCGAGTTGCTAGAGGGGCCCGGAGCAGGATCGCGCGGGTGTGTCAGAAGAAAGCGCGCCGCGGAGGGCAAACCGTTTCAGTGCCTCCGTCTCGCGCCAGAGAAATAGGCCGGCGATAACGACGGTAAGGGCAATGGCCACCGCAGGGGCCATGATGACGCCGTCAAGCCCCCAGAGACGAGGGAGAATGAGCAGCGGCGGAATGAGCAGATAGCCTTGCGGAGCAAGGCTTACGATGGCCGCCGACCGTCCCTTGTCGAGCGACTGCAAGAGCACCAGAACCACGAGTTGCAACCCGGTCAGGCCGAAAAACAAATGGAAAGCTATGACCGCCTGAGTCCCCAGCGCAAGTACGGACGGATCTTTTGTGAACAGCCCGACAATGGCATGCGAGAACGTCAGGATCACAACCGAATGTGCAACCGCGAATGCGGTGGTGACAAGAAGCATGAATCGGGTCGCCGACAGCACGCGCAGCGGAGCTTTCGCGCCCCAGGCATAACTGAGCACGGCCTGCGCGCCGATGCAGAAACCGACCAGCGGGAGTTCGCCCAGCGTGAACACCCGCAGCGCAATGCCGATGGCGGCGATTGCGGCTTCGCCACCATAGGCGCCAGCGGTCCGGTAGATCAGCGTGAAGGTAATCGCAGATAGAGCGGTGGTGAGCGTCGCCGGCAGTCCGACGCTGAAGATGGGGCGCAGGATCGCCACCGTCGGGCGGAACAGACGCCAGTGAACCCGAAGATTGCCGGCGGATTTTTTGAAATAGAGAGCAAAGGCGGCGAGCGCCGCAAGCTGCGAGGTCATCGTGGCGAGCGCCGCGCCGGAAACGCCCAGATTGCAGCCGAAGATGAAGATCGGGTCGAGAATGATGTTCAGCGTAAACCCTCCGATCAAGGTCCACATGCTGAAGCGCGTATTGCCCTCGGATATGACGATGAAATCGCAAAGGATCTGTAGAAGCGTGAAGGCGCAGCCGAAGGCCAGGACTCCGACATAGTCCTGAGCCGGCGGCAAAATGGCCGGGGTTGCTCCGAATAGGCGGAGAAGCGGCGTCAGCCATATAAGCAAACCGACCGTGCAGGCGACGCCGACCAGTCCAGCGAGCCCCAAACCGATGGTTGCCGTGGAATTGGCCTCGTCCGTATTGCCCGCGCCGAGGTGGCGTCCGATCGACGCGGCACAGCCGACCCCCAAACCATGGCCGATCGCCGAAATAAAAAGGAAAATCGGAAAGACCACGCTGACGGCGGCGACCGCCTCCGGCCCGACGTTTCCGATGAAGGCCGCGTTGACGACATGGTGCAACGCATGGATCGACAAGCCGCAAACCGACGGCAGCGCGAGCCGCATGATAAGCGAAAACAGCCGCGGATCCGCAAGATCGCTCGGCTTCAGAAGCGATTCTTCGAAGTCCGGTGTGACCGGTGCCGGAACCGGATCTTCAAGTGTCGACAAGGGGGCATTCATGAAACCGCCACCTGCTCGCCTTGGAAACTGCGCTCCGGAGAGGTCGAAGGCGCCTCCAGCTTCTCGGCACCCCTCTCGTTGGGAATCCACAATCGGTCGCCGAAATAGCGTTCGCGCAGCAACATCACCAAGAGCGCTCTTTTGTGCGGAAAATCGAAATGCTTGATCTTGGCGAATCCCGACCTTTCGAGATTACGAATCTGCTGGGCGTGAGCGGCGCTCGGCTCTCCGACGATCCGCTGCGTGCGGGGATCGTCGAGAAACATGAAATGCATCAGGGACGGCAGCCAGGCGGTGATCCACGCCTTGCCTCGAAAGGCAGGCTCGCCCACGGCCACATGCCATCCACGGTCATAGTCGTCGGCGTCATAGTAGGGGCCGAGCCGGTTTTCCTTTGCCCAATAGATTTCGAAATAGGCAAAAGGCTGATCGTCGAAGCACCCGATCAAGGGAAGCATATGCGAGTCGGCGATACGCTTCTGGAGATAGGCGCGGTGGCGATCGAGATCGCCACCTTCCTCCCAAATTTTGTCGACCTGGGGATCGTTCATCCATTTATTAAAGCATTCGAGATCGGCTGTCGGATCCAAAGCGCGAAACGATAAGACCTGGTCGAGCCAAGGAATGAAGCGGGCATAAACCAATCCCTTGGGCTTTTGCGGGCGCAAAGGGTGGCGCTTGCCCTCCGTCATCACATGAATCTGCGGAAACACCACGCCGGCTGGCTTGGCGAGCCAGGGCGCGGGCAGCTGCCAAAACATTTCCGGAGCGACTTCGAGATCTTTGCCGCGATCGAGGGCGATCCCTGCCGCGATCAGATTCGCGCGGAGGCCTGGCATGGCATCGATCTGGAGGCGCAGGCTTTTGAGATCAGGGTCGCGCGCAAATAGCGCCTCGATGGCCGCCAGCAGAATATTTTCGGTTTCGGGGTTCGGCGTGTCCGCCGGCCTTCCGATGGAGACGAGTGTTGTTGGCTTATGATCGAGACGAAATGCCGCAACTTCCCGATCGGCTTTTCTGATCGACAGCGAATCCGGCGCAACAGTCACAGACAACTTGCCTACCGCATCGGTGTTGAAAGCTGAAAATGCGTGGTCACAAGAGGTTTGTTGCGCAAGATACATCCATTACTCCGCTTCCGGCCAGATAAATGCGGCCAAGACGATTAGAGGCTTTCGATTCGGCGAGGTTTGCCACCCGCCGAACGAAGCTCTCCTTGGCTAAGACGAATGGAAAGGCCCGCGATTTAGCACCGCCGGCGATTTTCAGAACAGCAACGCCTTTTGCCATCGCCGCTAAATTTTGTGGACGCTCGTCCGTCCCACAAAGGAAGCCATCGCGTGAGCGCATCGGATCGACCGTCTCCTTTTTAAGGCATTGGGTACGTTCGATGACATTGTCGCAAAGCGGCGCAACTCCGCGCTGCTTTCCGAGATCTCGAAGGAAACCGATTCATTGGCGGGGGAGAGTGTTGTGAATATCCCAGTACCCATGAGTTCAGCCGAACCGGCGGCAACGCCGCTTTCAGCGGCTGGCCATCCGCTCACGCTGGCCCAGCGGCGGATCTGGTCGCTCGCGCAAATCGGCAATGACCATGTCATGCACCGCTATTCATTGAACCTGCGGTTGCAAGGTCCTCTGGATGTCAATGTTCTCATGCGGGCGATACGGCTCATCGGCGAGCGTCATGGCGGATTGCGCATGCGCTTCCTGCGCTCCGCCGGTGGGCACGTCGATCAGCAGATCGATGGTCTCGCGACGCTTGCGGCGAAGTTGGTGGATCTCAGTGCCATAGAGCCGGCGCGCCGGGAGGCCGAGGCTACCCGTCTGATGCAGGCCAATGAATCGTTCGACCTCGCGGATGATCTACCGACTCGGGTCCGCATTCTGCGGCTTTCGAATGACGAGCATATCTTCGCGATGACCGTCCATCCCATTGTTTGCGATGCGGCTTCGCTGCGCATTCTCGGGCATGACCTCATTGAAATTTACGCGGCCCTCGCCCATCACCGGGTGCCCGAGCTGCCGGCGCTCTCCGACGACGCGATGCAGGCGGCTGCGGAGCAAACTTGGCTTCGTTCCGAGGCGGCACGCAAGAGGTTGGACTTTTGGTGCGATCTGCTCCCCGCAGCACAGGAGTCCGCGGTTTTTCCGGTGCGGACGATGGATGGCCGGGTCCGCACGGGGGAGCGCGGCATCCACGGTTTTAGCCTGGGAGCAGAGCTCAGCGCGGGATTACGGCGCTTGGAGCGTCGCACAAACTCGCCGCTGTCCAGCTTGCTTTTGACCGGCTTCAACGTGTTGCTTCGCCGCTACGACGATAAGCCCGAGTTCACCCTCGGCGTGGTCGTCGAGAACCGCACCGAAGCCAATCGGCAAAGCATGTTCGGGCGTTTCGAGGATATCGTTCCGGTCGTGACCCGCCTGACGACCGATATGAGTTTCTTTCAGGCCATTGAGCAGGTTTCCGCAAAACTGGAAGAATCCCTGTCCCATCAGGTCCCTTTCGAGCGGCTCGCGCAGGAAATCTCGGATCGGGATGGCGAAGCGGGCAAGACTTTTATCCGGGCCTTGTACGAGCACCGGCCGCCCTTGATCGACCTGGCGCGCTCCGATGTGGGGTTGCGGGTCGAGAGCATCAAAGCCAATGGGCTGCGCGGCGATGCCGATATTGTCGTCCAGACCTCCGAGAATATGGACAGGGAGATCGAAGGCACCATCGGCTTCTCCAAGGATATGTTCGACGGCAAGACGATCGAACAGGCCATGGTGCATTTCGTCAGAATCCTCGAAGCCGCCGCCGCCGACCCCCGAATTCTGATCCGTGACATCGCGCTGCTCGACGCGGAGGAACTCGATTTTCTGTCCGCGCCCTATCCCGATGGCGAGACGGACGATGATCGTCCGATCCACCAGCTCATTGCGGAGCAGGCGCGCCGCCGTCCAAATGCCCCCGCCATTTTCCAAGGCGATTTCTCTTGGTCCCACGACCGGCTGGAGAAAACCGCAAATCGACTTGCGCACCGTTTGCGTGCTGTAGGGGTGGGCCCCGAGGTTTGTGTCGGCGTTGCATTGCGGCGATCGCCGGAGGCAATCGCTTCGATTCTCGCTGTCCTTAAGGCTGGCGGCGCCTTCGTTCCGATCGATCCGGATCATCCGTCGGCGCGCAACCATCATGTCCTGAATGATGCAGGCGCACGGGTGATCGTCACCCAAAGCGGGCTGCGTCAAGCTTTGCCTCACGGCTTCAGCGGTTTGATCTTGGAACTCGATCAAATCGAACTCGATGGCGAGCCCGACGTTGCGCCCGAAATCGACATTGCGCAGGACCAGCTTGCCTATGTGATTTACACCTCCGGCTCGACGGGGGTTCCCAAGGGCGTTGCGGTTGAGCATGGCCCGTTGACGAGGCACTGCCAAAGCACCGCACGTATTTACGAAATGGAGTCCCAATCCTGCGAGTTGGCGTTCCTGCCCTTCAGTTCGGACGGCGGCCATGAACGCTGGATTGTTCCGCTGCTGGTTGGCGGCGCCGTCGTGCTCCCGGATCGCCTTTGGACGCCCGAAGAGACCTTTGCCGCGATGCGCCGGTATGGCGTCAATAATGCCAGTTTTCCGACAGCCTATCTGCAGCAATTGGCGGAATGGGCGGCGGCGACCGGCGATGCTCCGCCGCTTCGGCTTTATTCGTTTGGCGGCGAGGGCCTGGCGCAAAAGACCTTCGACCTCTTGTCGAGCGCGCTCAAGACCAAATGGCTGATCAACGGCTATGGTCCGACCGAAACCATCATGACGCCCATGGCTTGGAAGGCGCCAGCGGGCGCACGCTTCGAAGGCATTTATGCACCGATCGGACGCCCGGTCGGCCGCCGAAGAATTTACGTGCTCGACAAGGATCTCAACCCGGTTCCGATCGGTGTGACCGGCGAGCTGTTCCTGGGCGGTGACGGGGTCGCCCGAGGCTATGTCGGAAATCCGGCACTTACCGCCGACCGTTTCATCAAGGACCCCTTTGATAACGGAGGGGGCAGGCTCTACCGCTCGGGCGATCTCGCGCGGTGGAGAGAGGATGGCTCGGTTGAATTCGTGGGCCGGATCGATCATCAGATCAAGCTTCGCGGCTATCGCATCGAATTGGGAGAAATCGAGGCCGCGCTTGGTGCGGCTCCCAACGTCGGCACTTGCGTCGTCCTGCTGCGCGCCGACGAGGGTCGCGCGCCAGCCCTTGTCGGCTATGTGGTGGCCTCGGATGGAGCGGCGCTCGATCCGCTCGAACTGCGCCGACATCTTGCTCGCCAATTGCCCGAATATATGGTCCCCGCCGCCATCGTCGTGCTCGACCGGCTTCCGCTCACCGCCAATTCGAAACTGGATCGCGCGGCGCTGCCTTCTCCGCTTGCCTTCACGGCTGACCTCGAACCGCCGAAGACAAAGCGGGAGGAGGAACTCGCGTTGATCTGGCGCGAGGTTCTGGGCCTCCCAGCGGTTGGGGTGAACCAGAATTTCTTCGAAATCGGCGGCCATTCGATCGCGGCGCTGCGAATTCTGAGCCGCATCAAATTGCTGAATCCGTCGAGTGATATCGGGATCGCCGATCTATTTAATCATCAAGACATAAGGTCCCTGGCTCCGGTGATCGATCGGAAACGGGAAGGACCGGTGACCGCACAGGTCGTTCGGCTGCGCGCGCGCGGCGAGCGGCCGATGCTTTACTGCTTCCCCGGTCTGCTCGTCAGCACCCGCGAATATATGCGGCTTGTCGACTACCTCGGTCCAGATCAGCCGGCGACCGGCTTTCTTTGCTATTCGCTGTCGGAAGAGAAGAAGATCGACGCCTCGGTCGAAGAAATCACCGCCCATTATGTCGAGCGCATTCGGGCCGAGAGCAAGGGACAACCCTGTTTCTTTCTGGGTTGGTCTTGGGGCGGACTTCTCGCCTATGAAGCGGCGCGCATGCTGAACCATGACGTCGACGTGCGCATGATCGGCATGGTCGACGTCTGCGACATGGACACCGACTTCGCGGTCGGTGCGATTCCTCGATTTGTTCCCGGCGAACGCGAGGACCTTAACTGCCGCATTCTGAACTGGTTGGAACACACCAAGATGCGCTCCGATTGGGACCGGCTTCTCAATTCCATGGATGCGCAGGCCTTCGACCAGTTCCTGCGGTTCGTCGGCAACAGCGAGGAAGATCTGCCCGTTGACGGCCCTGACATTGGCAGTCGCGAACACACATTTTGGGTACTGATCGATAATGCGCTGATCTTTCGCCGCTATCACATGAAGCCGTTTGATTGCCCAATCCGTTCCTGGGCTGCCGAAGACTCCTTGAACCGGGGTCTGAACCTGATCGACTGGCGCAGTCTTTCCCGCGACGCGGGAGCTGCGGAAATCGTCGCCGGCACGACTCATCTTCACATTATCGGGGCGTCGGCTTTTCACGCCCGGTTGGCGCTTCGCATGGACGAGGCGCTCGAGAAATTGCGTCCGGGTTCAACCAAATCAAGGACCGGAGACGTTCCACAGATCATGGAGTTTGGCCACCAATGAATGAAAA encodes:
- a CDS encoding RNA polymerase factor sigma-70, giving the protein MSKPKTFEGKDALLNVVICQRRQLLSIARRILHCSFLAEDVIQDAAVKVSHMQYERSIHCPVQFAKSMVRNLAIDQARRRKLENNYAALETEGENLHVPCSDPCARLEVCEAINAVSAALDELPDRTRRVFERVRIEGISQKAIAAELGVSPTLVNFMVQEAHRHCLARLQKHEEGPEEGLRKALPPPAQAGAFDSGRPQSVGPGKRGPRPRKKTLCGDKRAAPNLREAAVR
- a CDS encoding MATE family efflux transporter, giving the protein MNAPLSTLEDPVPAPVTPDFEESLLKPSDLADPRLFSLIMRLALPSVCGLSIHALHHVVNAAFIGNVGPEAVAAVSVVFPIFLFISAIGHGLGVGCAASIGRHLGAGNTDEANSTATIGLGLAGLVGVACTVGLLIWLTPLLRLFGATPAILPPAQDYVGVLAFGCAFTLLQILCDFIVISEGNTRFSMWTLIGGFTLNIILDPIFIFGCNLGVSGAALATMTSQLAALAAFALYFKKSAGNLRVHWRLFRPTVAILRPIFSVGLPATLTTALSAITFTLIYRTAGAYGGEAAIAAIGIALRVFTLGELPLVGFCIGAQAVLSYAWGAKAPLRVLSATRFMLLVTTAFAVAHSVVILTFSHAIVGLFTKDPSVLALGTQAVIAFHLFFGLTGLQLVVLVLLQSLDKGRSAAIVSLAPQGYLLIPPLLILPRLWGLDGVIMAPAVAIALTVVIAGLFLWRETEALKRFALRGALSSDTPARSCSGPL
- a CDS encoding N-acetyltransferase: MYLAQQTSCDHAFSAFNTDAVGKLSVTVAPDSLSIRKADREVAAFRLDHKPTTLVSIGRPADTPNPETENILLAAIEALFARDPDLKSLRLQIDAMPGLRANLIAAGIALDRGKDLEVAPEMFWQLPAPWLAKPAGVVFPQIHVMTEGKRHPLRPQKPKGLVYARFIPWLDQVLSFRALDPTADLECFNKWMNDPQVDKIWEEGGDLDRHRAYLQKRIADSHMLPLIGCFDDQPFAYFEIYWAKENRLGPYYDADDYDRGWHVAVGEPAFRGKAWITAWLPSLMHFMFLDDPRTQRIVGEPSAAHAQQIRNLERSGFAKIKHFDFPHKRALLVMLLRERYFGDRLWIPNERGAEKLEAPSTSPERSFQGEQVAVS
- a CDS encoding non-ribosomal peptide synthetase → MSSAEPAATPLSAAGHPLTLAQRRIWSLAQIGNDHVMHRYSLNLRLQGPLDVNVLMRAIRLIGERHGGLRMRFLRSAGGHVDQQIDGLATLAAKLVDLSAIEPARREAEATRLMQANESFDLADDLPTRVRILRLSNDEHIFAMTVHPIVCDAASLRILGHDLIEIYAALAHHRVPELPALSDDAMQAAAEQTWLRSEAARKRLDFWCDLLPAAQESAVFPVRTMDGRVRTGERGIHGFSLGAELSAGLRRLERRTNSPLSSLLLTGFNVLLRRYDDKPEFTLGVVVENRTEANRQSMFGRFEDIVPVVTRLTTDMSFFQAIEQVSAKLEESLSHQVPFERLAQEISDRDGEAGKTFIRALYEHRPPLIDLARSDVGLRVESIKANGLRGDADIVVQTSENMDREIEGTIGFSKDMFDGKTIEQAMVHFVRILEAAAADPRILIRDIALLDAEELDFLSAPYPDGETDDDRPIHQLIAEQARRRPNAPAIFQGDFSWSHDRLEKTANRLAHRLRAVGVGPEVCVGVALRRSPEAIASILAVLKAGGAFVPIDPDHPSARNHHVLNDAGARVIVTQSGLRQALPHGFSGLILELDQIELDGEPDVAPEIDIAQDQLAYVIYTSGSTGVPKGVAVEHGPLTRHCQSTARIYEMESQSCELAFLPFSSDGGHERWIVPLLVGGAVVLPDRLWTPEETFAAMRRYGVNNASFPTAYLQQLAEWAAATGDAPPLRLYSFGGEGLAQKTFDLLSSALKTKWLINGYGPTETIMTPMAWKAPAGARFEGIYAPIGRPVGRRRIYVLDKDLNPVPIGVTGELFLGGDGVARGYVGNPALTADRFIKDPFDNGGGRLYRSGDLARWREDGSVEFVGRIDHQIKLRGYRIELGEIEAALGAAPNVGTCVVLLRADEGRAPALVGYVVASDGAALDPLELRRHLARQLPEYMVPAAIVVLDRLPLTANSKLDRAALPSPLAFTADLEPPKTKREEELALIWREVLGLPAVGVNQNFFEIGGHSIAALRILSRIKLLNPSSDIGIADLFNHQDIRSLAPVIDRKREGPVTAQVVRLRARGERPMLYCFPGLLVSTREYMRLVDYLGPDQPATGFLCYSLSEEKKIDASVEEITAHYVERIRAESKGQPCFFLGWSWGGLLAYEAARMLNHDVDVRMIGMVDVCDMDTDFAVGAIPRFVPGEREDLNCRILNWLEHTKMRSDWDRLLNSMDAQAFDQFLRFVGNSEEDLPVDGPDIGSREHTFWVLIDNALIFRRYHMKPFDCPIRSWAAEDSLNRGLNLIDWRSLSRDAGAAEIVAGTTHLHIIGASAFHARLALRMDEALEKLRPGSTKSRTGDVPQIMEFGHQ